GGTTCCGAGTGGACTCCGGGCACTATTGTGGCCACATGAAGTTCGACGGGTTTGAAACGCTGGCCATCCACGCGGGGCAGGAGCCGGACGCCGGTACCGGGGCCGTGGTTGTGCCGATCTACCAGACGAGTACCTACGCCCAGGACGGCGTGGGCGGGATGCGACAGGGGTACGAGTACTCCCGCACCAAGAACCCCACGCGCACCGCGCTGGAGGAGTGCCTGGCCGCGCTGGAGTCCGGAGCACGGGGCCTGGGCTTCGCCTCCGGGATGGCGGCCGAGGACACCCTGCTGCGCACGGTGCTCTCCCCGGGTGACCACATCATCATCCCCGGCGACGCCTACGGGGGCACGTTCCGCCTGATCTCCAAGGTGGTCGAGCGCTGGGGCGTCAGCTGGGACGCGGTCGACCAGACCGACGTCGACGCGGTCCGGGACGCGATGCGCCCCAACACCAAGGTGGTGTGGACCGAGACTCCCACCAACCCGCTGCTGGGGATCACCGACATCGAGACGGTCGCGCAGATCGCCCATGACGGCGACGCCCTGTTGGTCGTCGACAACACGTTCGCCTCTCCCTACCTGCAGCAGCCGCTCACGCTGGGCGCCGACGTGGTCGTGCACTCCACGACCAAGTACATCGGCGGGCATTCCGACGTCGTCGGCGGCGCTCTGGTCGTGGCCGACGCCGAGTTGGGAGAGCAGCTGGCCTTCCACCAGAACACCATGGGTGCCATCCCGGGGCCCTTCGACTCCTGGCTGACGCTACGCGGGGTCAAGACCCTGGGTGTGCGGATGGACCGCCACAGCGAGAACGCCGAGCGCGTCGTGGCCGCCCTTGAGGGCCACTCCGCTGTGCGGCGC
This DNA window, taken from Nocardiopsis exhalans, encodes the following:
- a CDS encoding cystathionine gamma-synthase, yielding MKFDGFETLAIHAGQEPDAGTGAVVVPIYQTSTYAQDGVGGMRQGYEYSRTKNPTRTALEECLAALESGARGLGFASGMAAEDTLLRTVLSPGDHIIIPGDAYGGTFRLISKVVERWGVSWDAVDQTDVDAVRDAMRPNTKVVWTETPTNPLLGITDIETVAQIAHDGDALLVVDNTFASPYLQQPLTLGADVVVHSTTKYIGGHSDVVGGALVVADAELGEQLAFHQNTMGAIPGPFDSWLTLRGVKTLGVRMDRHSENAERVVAALEGHSAVRRVYYPGLDTHPGHKIAERQMRSFGGMVSFALRDGEKAALEVCERTKVFTLGESLGGVESLIEHPGRMTHASTAGSALEVPADLVRISVGIESGDDLVADLLQALEG